acGTGGCGCTGGTGGAGATCCAGCTCCGGGACGAGGAGAGCTTCCCTGCCCTCGGCGTGAGTTCACCGTGCTTCCTCTTAGAGATCGTGATGAAGATgatgttttatttgctttttaacaCCCTGCACTTTAGGCTGGGCGTACACCGTCCGATGTTTTCAGCCGTCGTCCTCAGATGCAGCTTTGAATCGCTCACAGCTCTCCGTCTCTGTTCTGACTGACGCTCTGATGACCTGACTGCTGTCACTGTAAAAACCCAAAGTCAGCCTCGTAGGGAGACGGCGCTACTCAGACTCGTCTATCCGGAACGTagacagtagaagaagaaaaaggcggaagtgtcgatgctcactgttaaatacgctgagctatattatacactggagtgcatTAAAAACTGAGTGGCACTGATCGAGTAAAGTTTTTCAGATTGTTAAGTCCACGCAGGAGTAGAATCAGAGGAAATCATTTAGCGATTATTGGTTAAGGCGAGAGCAAACTGTCTTTACCTGTCTTTGAGTTTATACAAAACTTCtacatttagttttaaaagcaaatgttaACTGAGGCTTTCAAAACTTGGCTACCCAGTAGAGGGCGATAAAGCGCATTGAGACGGCTTCAACTCGGCAAAGAAGAGAAGGGCTCCttgcactgagctatataatacactggagtgctgatttatCCGAAAacctgaagtcactggccgccatcttgctactccctactctcacagaatcccataggatttggttgcaacaacaagcagttttctggctgagtgaaaacgttttaacacaggtaattctacagtcagtggatgtattaaaactattaactactaggaaattaggtgctgaaatattttacatgttattcatattaaatatatatatatatatatatatatatatatatatatatacatatatatatatatatatatatatatatatatatatattaattttatGACCcgcttaataaataaataaataaaatgcaaaatatttcagcacataactttctcagtacttgatatttttagaacataacataaaactatatgacatttgacattttaaaagtcttaagcccccctgaacatgagaaaatccttgttagtcgatgctgtagcgcacatattccctagttactggggggaaatagggagtaccaatatggctgctggtggcttcaaagcgactcgttctaacagcgggcaattagcactccagtgtataatagagatcagtggttaaatatgaggctcactagaacaaaACGCGCTGCCTTTGCAATTCTatgagttgctcctccgtagtttgactccatgtgaCATGTACcgccgtcatgcttctctccactgttttcgtttaataataataagaagaatctacttgtttgcacatgctcagtgcgCGAGGTCGGGGGAAATCGGCTcatagctctgcttcaacagcaggaggcgctcacgATCGCTCAGGAAGGCCGACTGAATGTCAGACATGTTTAATTTTCATCCCACCACCTGATTCCTGATCAGGAGGTGATGGTGAGAAGCTAATCGCACCTCGTTACCCtcgtgtacgcccggctttaaaTGTACGGCACAGTTGTTAAGCATCGTCCTGGCTCAGGATCTCCATTAGGAGGAGAGTTATTTGATGAGTGAGCCAAAGGAGTCTGTGACTCTTTGATCGGTTCGTTTCTCCTGTGGAAAGCAGACGTTTCCTCCTCCAGTTTATCCAGTTTAAGGCATGAGAGCGTTTCTCCCCTCAGAGTCAGGCTGCGGCTCAGGCTGACGCCGGCAGGAAGAAGAGCGCAGAGAAGAGGCGGCCCCAGAGAACCAAGGCTGTGAGTTCAGAGCAGAAACTGATCATTTAGGCCACGATGGACCAAACATAGACTTAATTCATCTAAATATGGCCACTTTTTGGTGTTTGAACCTGTTAGTTTCATTAAATTCAATCTGATTCTCCACAGAAGAGTCCGGTGGAGGACGTGGCAGGCGACAGACCTACGTCCTCCTCCCCACCTCCTGCACCTCCGCCCAGCGCTCCTCCTGCCGTCAAACCCGCTGCTAGCTCCGACCCGGCCGGCCGGAGCCATCCGAATGTAAACATGGCCGCCGCTCCAGGCTCCGCCTCCGTTCTGCCGCCGGCCCGTGCCGCCGAGGAGCCCGGACCGGACGGCGAGTCCTACGCCTCCGCTGCCACCGTGCCCCTCTCCCCTCCGCCGGGCATCAAGCCGCCCGCCCCGTCCTCCGCCAgcctcttctccttcatcacCCTGGTCCTCCCCGCCGCTTCCTCGGCTCCGCCTTCGTCTTCCTCGCCCGCCGCCTCTCCTCCGACCTTCATCGCTCCCATCGCTCCGAGCCCGACGGCTGCCCAGGGCTTCAAGCGGCCCTTCTCCCCCCTCGCCTCCCTGCCCCGCTCTCCCAGTCCCACGTCTTCCTCGACGGTCCCGCCTCCTGTTCAGGTCCAACAAGCTCCGCCGGCCCAGACAAGTAAGTTTAGAGCCGTGCGAGCGCACAAACGTgggcctgcactgcaaaaaatgcactaattatatccaattatcttattttaggggtcaaaatactcgttccattggcagattgtcttattaacctgctcaaatcgaggacaaatacagtcatttcaagaaagtttttacttaaaatgttccctttttacagtgtgaCACGTGGTTCTGTCTGCTGGGTGTTTAATATGTGCAGCACTCCACACCAAACTAATGCAGGAGTGGCTGATAACCATGACAGACGGAGGCTGAAGATGAATTTAACCTGTTTTTAACCTGCAGAGTTGTTATTTTCAGTGTCGAGTCAGCAGAGTGAGTGAGGGTATGGCAAGCCCAATGGTCATATAATGAAGCGTTTATGCTAAACACTGATCTTCTGGACCAGATATCTGGGTTTTTGCCTACTTGTTTCTCACTGGTACaacaaataaaagataaatacgCCACCACACACTAAATAATCACTAGTGTCACGCCACCTGGgtgtgttttaacatttttttatagaGCCTTTTGTGTTACTAAATCAAATTGAGCTGATTGTTCTCTTCATAACAAGAATGATTTGGGTTTTAAGGACCCTGCGGTAGACGTATGTCCAGCTTAGTTTAACTTAGCTGGAGTTTCTTTTTGCTGCCTGGGATCCTTTAGGTGTTCTATGAAGGTAAAATTACTCCAGTCTGCTCACGTCTCATGCTGcaaatttaaaagaaacttagtaaataaaaacaggtgGTGTGCCTGTTTACCATTCATATTTCAGTCATTGTGGATAAAAATGGCCTCAGGCGTCCCTGAATCATCCAGTGAAGGGCCGTCCTTCAGTCAAAAGTCCCCATAGGGACACTTTAAGCCAGACTGGAGACATTTTCTCTCCCTCTATGGGATTTATCATCTTATCTATGATCGTCGCCCTGGAAATGTGTGGCATTTGATTTCAGGACCTTCCCTCTTCAAttcacttttattcatatattgccaattcacaacatatgtcgcattaaggcactttaaaaagtcagactccatcagatcctccaggttggtcagaaagtttcctctctaaggaaacccagcaggttgcatcaagtctctccaagcagcattcactcctcctgaaagagcgtagagccacagtggacagtcgtctgcattgttgatggctttgcagcaatccctcatactgagcatgcatgaagcaacagtggagaggaaaactttatTCCTTTTTCATCCATTTATCTCCATCCATTACTTGTTTTTCCCTCCATTATTTTGCCCAAATATTTTAATCCAGGCCTTTTCAGACCTTCTGGAGGGTCGAGGTGGAGTCAGGAAGAGCACAGGATTTATTATTAATGGAGAAAAGGTGTAGCAGTTAGTCTGAGCTGCCTAGTAATGGTCAGAATGAGCAGCTCTGGGTagaaagtagggctgggcgatatggattaaaaaataaatctcagattttatcataccaaatccgattaatcgattttttttcctcctttttgtttcataaaaagaaattaaagaaattattttaaaaccttgctttttatgtcaagcatttcgtcagggagttgacctgaattcaaagtgcaactaaaaacaagctgtgaaacatgcttgtaaaacaagatggcagccgtgccattataaacaatgaaaatataacaaaacatttgctgctagtggtattacacattgagctcaGAActggcttcactgcacttgtgaacttcaaactaagtaaaaaaataagtaaatgaagtacctcgtattatggtaaaaaaaaaagtttctacttaacaatatcttgacaatatatttgcctaaacatatattcagcatcacatgctgttctcttcatggaaacccaatgagtgtattggcaaaataaaatccagattttccaaaaatgaaatcttaaagaattgtaaattcgaattaatcgattaaatcgatttatcgcccagccctagtagaAAGTGAGTAGAAATCAGCACCAAATGATGCCCGCTGTCCGTCTCTCTAAGCGTGTTTGACCCGTTCCTGTTGGTCTGAATACTTTACACCCTCATCTGCAGGTGATCCTTTCCTGTCTCatcgtgttttttttgtatttttcagacgCTTTGCCAAAGATTGAGGAGAGTCTGCCAGGAAGTCAGGCTTCACAAAGTGGGACGTCCGTCTCTCCGGAGCCGACCAAAGCTCCGGTTCCCCAGGAGGAAAAATCGACCCAACAAGAGGCCCAGACCCAAAGTCAACCTTCTGAGCCGCAGAGCCAAGCCCAGACGCCCCAGACTGAGGCCCGGGCCTCGGACCACCAGCCCCACGCTGACGTGGCTGCAGAGCCTCAAACACTCCCCCAGACTGAGGGCTCCCCCCTTCAGTCCCCACCTCCAGAGGCTCCCCAGTCCGCCAGCAccgagagcagagaggagcctcCGCCTCAGAGGTctgactctcctcctcctgctgctgcctccCTGCAGCAACACCCCCCCAGTCTTCCCAGTCTCCCCCAGTTACACCCTCAGTTTCTTCACCCTCACTCCATCCCCGGGGCCGTCCCCCTGCAGCAGATGTCCCAGCTCTGCCAGGACCCCCTCTACCCCGGCTTCCCCCAGGGGGAGAAAGGAGAGGTCGCCCAGATCCCTCCGTACTCGTCCAGCGAGTCTGGAGACGACCTGCCCAAAGGTGGGCGGATATCagaaaaaataatctgttttaatAGTATTTAGGAGTATTGTTTAAAAGCAATTTATTTTCACCTTTTAACCAAAAAATCACAAAAGCACATGTTGGGTGTTAATTGTATCTGGAAAGAGATAAATGGTTTTACACAAATCATGTGTTATTGAcgtttaacatttaacattcattgttgtttttgtagcaGGTGCCTCCactatttcatttcatttgtaAAGTAAATCTTAGAATAATTGTCTCAAAATGTTTATTAGCTGAAATGGGGACCTGgactgaagctgaagatgttcaTTGGTTGAGTTAAAAATTGAGTTTTTGAGGGACGTCTCTGGCTGAGATGTCTAGAAAGACAGCGGGAGAGGTTGATTGGACACTTGCAGAGGAGAGATGGTCAATAAATTGCACAGATGTGGAGCTCCTATAGACGAGAAAAGGAGGAAACAGGAGGTTCAAAGCAAATCTATGAACTGATTGTTAATCTATTAAAAAACTAGCAACTATTAGATTTCAATCAAAGAACACCCTATGATCTATATAATTATATCTTGTTCAATAATCACTATTTAGGTAGGAGCAACCTGattaatcttgattttttttccatttttttttctatcttttgtttatagaaaaaaagcccTAAAAAATATCCAGCAAAGACACATAATGATTTAActaattgtctttttattttccgTGCAGAGGTCAacatattgagatttttcttcaaCTTGGGCGTCAAGGTAAGCCGAGACATTACTtttgccgtttttttttaataaacacaactttaaaaagtcGCATTACTAAACTCAAACCTCGTCTGTCCTTCAGGCGTACTCCATGCCCATGTTCGCCCCCTACATGTACCTCTTCCCCCTGCAGCAGTACTACACCATCCAGCTCAAGCCCCAGACCCACCCCCCGTCCCCCCACTACCCCAGCCCCAGCCCGCCGGCCAAGCTGCAGGAGGCTTACCAGCCCAACCCGTACCCTCCGCCTTCGGCCTCCCCCCAGTACGACCACCAGACCCCCCCGGCTGAGCCCCCTCGCCCCACCGAGCCCAACTTCACCCAGATTCCTTACCAGGGGGTTGCCCAGCCTCCCCCACAGAGGATGCCCTGCGCCTCGTTGCCGTGGCAACAGGTGCCCCCACCCAGAAACCCCCCGTGCACGGTCGGGTATCCCTCGCCGCCCCCGCCATACTCCAACCTCGCCCCCTCCTCTCAGGCGTACCACCCAGGACAGCCCCCGGTGCACTCGGTGTACCCCCCGGCTGCAGCCCCCTACCCCGCCTTCTCCCTGAGATATCAGCCGTCGTCGGCGCCTGAGGAGCTCCAGGTGAGCGCGATGGAGCAGCTCCAGGCCGCCAACGCGGACCACATCCACGGCCACAGCCACGTCAGACTCCTGGGTCCTCTGGAGACTCCCCCCGCCGCCAGCATGGCTAACACTAGCAGCGGCAGAAGCATCGTGGTCACCAACAACTACGGTGTGTAGCcggttttttgttttcattggtttaaataaagcttttaaaactgcACAGTTTTCCCACCAGGGAGCGCTAACACTGAAATGTCTCAATGCAGCTTATAACCCAGCGTTTTCCCCATCAGCCATGAAGAAGGAGGGCGGAGAGGGTCTGACCCGAACGGTGCTGCTGGTGGACCCCCCACTCAACAACAAGCCTATAGTACGTACCGCACGCTCGCTCAACGCCCCTTttattttagacttagacaaactttgtcattttgtatgcacagagtgcgtacagaatgaaatttaatttgcatacagcttaagaattgcagtggattccaGAATACAGtagctttgcaggataataaagtaactttgcaggaaaataaagtaactttgcaggaaaataaagtaactttgcaggatataaagtaactttgcaggataaatacagtaactttgcaggataaatacagtaactttgcaggataaatacagtaactttgcaggataaataaagtaactttgcaggataaatgcagtaactttgcaggataatacaGTAACTTTTCAGGATAAatacagtaactttgcaggataaatacagtaactttgcaggataataaagtaactttgcaggataaatgcagtaactttgcaggataaatgcagtaactttgcaggataatacagtaactttgcaggataataaagtaactttgcaggataaataaagtaactttgcaggataaatgcagtaactttgcaggataatacagtaactttgcaggataataaagtaactttgcaggataaataaagtaactttgcaggataaataaagtaactttgcaggataaatacagtaactttgcaggataaatacagtaactttgcaggataataaagtaactttgcaggataaatgcagtaactttgcaggataaatacagtaactttgcaggataatacgCATCACACACACGGCACCCCCTTAGATATACCCTGAGAAAATCAAGTAATGGTTTATAATAGTTTATTCAACTGTTTGGTTAAATCCCAAAAGTTACGGTTCAGACGGCTAGAAATGGGAATTTGAGGCTGAAAACTGAAAGGTCAGCTGAGGCGTCTCCTGTCGGGTCTTAACGGCATTTTCTCCTACGGATGCATCTCAACCactgacatcatcatcatcgagGAGCTTATTtctgtaattcaattcaaaacgATAAACTATAGCGATATATTCAGGCATTTATCCATCTACTGTATTTTATGgactaaatattcttccaaagTGTGTAATGTCATTCCTTTaggtccacagctctctattcGTCTCTgtctggaggacagagtagctggactacactgccctgtttccaacataaggccaaaataagcTTAACTTCTTATGATCAGCATTTATGTTGTCCTCCTCTTGTCCACTTTCACCTTATAATCTGCTGTCGTGGTCAGaataaggctacgttcacactgcaggtcttcaTGCTCAATACGGACTGTTTGCTGAAATctaattttctgtattttatattgtttttgtggCGGCCGTTCCtattactattaaatgcgaccgcCATCATGCTGCTGTCTGAACGATTTAAGACCGCTAACCGACCCTAgtagtgttcaataaagttttattaaaaaaattataaagctgttgagcaatgggagccgacgATATTAAGACCACGTCATAGCGAGACGAAGTATGATAAGAAGAAACCAGCACAGCTATTATTGGTCTTCTatggagcgctagctgctgctaCTGTGTTGGACGTGTAGCAAGAGACGATCAGGCCGCGAACGCTTTGATAAAAACTGATGCATAGACGAATTAGTagcacatatggaagtggctcaaagattttttttttgggagtgaaaagatcggaatggcgtaccgcgcacgtgacgtcaccgtctcaagagcaacgccccttttgccgcttaggtagggcatacaggtagagaacgcccgtagcaaccagctattacacgcacaacagaaccagcgatatgaccgactttatagccatcccaagacgatgttccaggcgcacggtttaccgGTCGCACTgttgaagaacacaccaaccttcagctcaaacgatggcttaagtgtcgagggcttaaaaataCCCGAAAACGGGCCGacttgatcgaacggtaagctttgtttgttttttttcctgcgcggtggtcatggcgtcatcggccgtttttttttgtttgtaatcaccgtccagggatcggtatatgttgccaataggtagctacaaaacaactgtttacatctcagctaccatgatagcctatatgctatcatggtagcaggcgctcgGTTGACAAAGGTAAATGGTATTCAAAaaactcttaccttgacttgatgtcgctggaattgggtcaggatgttcttcggttgggccctttcctccgacaaaatgcttgctacatatgtacgtgaatttggtaactttttccgggttgaactgttgtgtaggccgaccgccccggtgtacccagcgcacacatttctccttggcagtcttgaagaaaacatccttcatatacggccgatcagcgtacctcgagtcgctgttgcccgttccatagcaacaatgtttataaaccatggtcttagatttggaaaaagcagtcgtttaccgagtaaatccaagggtaacgcacgtctcttttacagcaaaacagcggcggactatgcaagcttgtcctactgcgtaccacgtgatgtgacgtcatcgtgacgttatgtttctaaaaatagctcgctcgcggtacgccattggaCCGTGAAAAAGATAAGATATGGGTCTCATATGAGCAAAAAATATCGAGTTTGAGTCGCATCTCcttgcagtgtgaacgtagcttgAATGTCTTGAccgaaaattattttaaaaagcgtCCGAAACCCAAAGGAAAACTTTGAAACACCCTCAAAAGCTCTTTAAAAGGCTGCTTCTACCATTCtgaccactaggtgtcagtagCTGCACACCTTCTCCGGTCACATGTCGTTTTCAGATCTGAGGAACGTCCCCATGTGACGTAACGTGTTTCCGGTAGTAAAGCATCTTTGACCCTGaatcttctcctcctctctctctctccctcgctCAGCTCGCCGTGGTGTCCGACCCTGACGACGCCTCGCTAAGGTCCGGCTGTAACCCCGGCTCTCCGTCGACCTACCGAGGCGCCCGCAAACACTTAACCAGCACCAAACCCTACGTCATGCCCGGCACTCACGAGCCCGGCCAGCTGGTGTACTCGCCGGCCGGGCTCAGCATGCCGGAGCCCCAGTCGGTGGCGTGCGGCACCGAGGACGACTACGAGGCGGATGCCTTCCCCATGAACTACGCTGGGCAGAGGAAGCCCTACAGGGGGCGAGGAGGACGGGGGAGGAGCAGCTACGACCCGGGGAGGGGGGGCCACAGGCGGCGACACGGGGACCCGGGGGCGGGGATGGGGGCGGGGACTCATTACTTTAGCTCCTCCTTCAGGGGCCGGGGGCGGGAGAGGGGGTACTAGCTTCAGCCAATAAGGGAGGAGGATATAAAAACGCCTGGTTGTCTGTAAAATCACAAACACTATGAGGTTTTTTTGTTCTGCCTTCGTTCTGCATGTACAATCTGAAGTTTACATCTGAACGGTTgaatgtaaaaaattaaaacgttGAGCTCACAGTGCTGGAAATGTCGGGACGTGCGTCCGTTTGGACCACCATAGGAATTTGCTCTGTGTTTAAggccttttctgtttttcccctCATGTTTAATACGAAGCACTGCTGCGTCTCTCCACTCAAACAAATACCGCTTCCTTTCATAACTACAATTTACGACAGTCTCCTGTCACTTGAACGCACCGTAAGGCCTGGACTAGTGGAGGAACAGGGGGTTGTGTTTTGGTGTGAGAAGCTCTGGATGCGTCTGCGGGGGTTCTGCTTTTACTCagcgctgtgtgtgtgtgtgtgtgtgtgtgtgtgtttgttatgCTGCTGGTTTCATCTTCACTCTAGATCTACGTCTAACCCCTGAGGAATCAGTGCCTTAAGTTtgctacttttattttggtgagAAACACTGCTGTACAGAACAAAGAATGTCTGCCTTGGATTTTTCTATgtggttaaataaaagtttggttcaaatctggactctcttctttttttacgtTGATGTTCAGGTTGGTTGTTGCTGCTGGGAAACCAGAATAGAAATTGATCCTGGATGGTCAATTATTAAATTTAAGTAAAGATGAGAAACTCCCTTGTTGTCTCCAATGGCAAAACTACTGAAATAACTGGGAATTAACGCATCAGAAAggctaaaataaaagtaaaaaatacagAGTAAGTATGGTGCAATTATCGATAGTATCGCACATTtccaagatttaaaaaaaaactaaatgtaaaaatacatcCGATTGTTTTAACAATAGAGTAAATAATAAAGGCTATTGATCAGAAACATGGAGTATTTCTGAGTCTCAAAATCGAAGCAGTTTAGCGACCAATAACCAGTAGTATATAACCTGGGTGGGTAGTTATTTAAgtaatttacacatttttttttatcaagttgTGGCGTTCCCCAGGGCTCAGTACTGAGCCTAGAACTTTCTATGAGCATAAATTAAGCGGTGAGGTACCTGCTGTTAGattatttgcagatgacagCACTTTTTTTCTGGGGAAATGTAAGTTACTGATACGGTAAAAACGTTAAGTAGTTTGGCGTAATATTCAATCTAAACTAAAGTTATTAATCTGGgactgaaaaattaaacattcttTCAAACTTAATGTTTTCCGTTTCTTCTAAACAGAGAAAATATTGTTTAACATTCAACAACCTGTTTGATCTCTC
The DNA window shown above is from Fundulus heteroclitus isolate FHET01 chromosome 14, MU-UCD_Fhet_4.1, whole genome shotgun sequence and carries:
- the otud4 gene encoding OTU domain-containing protein 4 isoform X1, which produces MDSGGNMQSREERSAEKLMDNYLKSIGFHRKKIAKDGSCLFRAVAEQVLHCQSLHTEVRAQCVEFLRRNRDSYEAFIEGDFEEYLCKLQDPQQWVGEVEINALAVMYKRDFLIFQEPGKPAVNITANNFKDEVRLCFLNGNHYDSVYPVSRIKNAALCQSVLYELLYEGVFKVDRHSLGPCQRVGRPMDLLSDDCMAFCASSDESDLENEEPLWVENGGVSSSPRPSSSYRGRGRGRALPERVRRSLNPTLLRNVDYDIWHKNKRAQQKMDYSIAAGMQFSAGDRCQVRLEKGRTYKATIREAAAENGRVTVYVEELGEKQVPLWSLRPISEENSWTTVTNRDKRLSNGHGDWEARGRGRGRGKSIPAAAASSSSSSSVSQAATVGSSGRVQKQHSWPPQATVEEQGGPKSSRKSLGATEPYFGLTEKERLAKQEEEMNVALVEIQLRDEESFPALGSQAAAQADAGRKKSAEKRRPQRTKAKSPVEDVAGDRPTSSSPPPAPPPSAPPAVKPAASSDPAGRSHPNVNMAAAPGSASVLPPARAAEEPGPDGESYASAATVPLSPPPGIKPPAPSSASLFSFITLVLPAASSAPPSSSSPAASPPTFIAPIAPSPTAAQGFKRPFSPLASLPRSPSPTSSSTVPPPVQVQQAPPAQTNALPKIEESLPGSQASQSGTSVSPEPTKAPVPQEEKSTQQEAQTQSQPSEPQSQAQTPQTEARASDHQPHADVAAEPQTLPQTEGSPLQSPPPEAPQSASTESREEPPPQRSDSPPPAAASLQQHPPSLPSLPQLHPQFLHPHSIPGAVPLQQMSQLCQDPLYPGFPQGEKGEVAQIPPYSSSESGDDLPKEVNILRFFFNLGVKAYSMPMFAPYMYLFPLQQYYTIQLKPQTHPPSPHYPSPSPPAKLQEAYQPNPYPPPSASPQYDHQTPPAEPPRPTEPNFTQIPYQGVAQPPPQRMPCASLPWQQVPPPRNPPCTVGYPSPPPPYSNLAPSSQAYHPGQPPVHSVYPPAAAPYPAFSLRYQPSSAPEELQVSAMEQLQAANADHIHGHSHVRLLGPLETPPAASMANTSSGRSIVVTNNYAYNPAFSPSAMKKEGGEGLTRTVLLVDPPLNNKPILAVVSDPDDASLRSGCNPGSPSTYRGARKHLTSTKPYVMPGTHEPGQLVYSPAGLSMPEPQSVACGTEDDYEADAFPMNYAGQRKPYRGRGGRGRSSYDPGRGGHRRRHGDPGAGMGAGTHYFSSSFRGRGRERGY
- the otud4 gene encoding OTU domain-containing protein 4 isoform X3; protein product: MDSGGNMQSREERSAEKLMDNYLKSIGFHRKKIAKDGSCLFRAVAEQVLHCQSLHTEVRAQCVEFLRRNRDSYEAFIEGDFEEYLCKLQDPQQWVGEVEINALAVMYKRDFLIFQEPGKPAVNITANNFKDEVRLCFLNGNHYDSVYPVSRIKNAALCQSVLYELLYEGVFKVDRHSLGPCQRVGRPMDLLSDDCMAFCASSDESDLENEEPLWVENGGVSSSPRPSSSYRGRGRGRALPERVRRSLNPTLLRNVDYDIWHKNKRAQQKMDYSIAAGMQFSAGDRCQVRLEKGRTYKATIREAAAENGRVTVYVEELGEKQVPLWSLRPISEENSWTTVTNRDKRLSNGHGDWEARGRGRGRGKSIPAAAASSSSSSSVSQAATVGSSGRVQKQHSWPPQATVEEQGGPKSSRKSLGATEPYFGLTEKERLAKQEEEMNVALVEIQLRDEESFPALGSQAAAQADAGRKKSAEKRRPQRTKAKSPVEDVAGDRPTSSSPPPAPPPSAPPAVKPAASSDPAGRSHPNVNMAAAPGSASVLPPARAAEEPGPDGESYASAATVPLSPPPGIKPPAPSSASLFSFITLVLPAASSAPPSSSSPAASPPTFIAPIAPSPTAAQGFKRPFSPLASLPRSPSPTSSSTVPPPVQVQQAPPAQTNALPKIEESLPGSQASQSGTSVSPEPTKAPVPQEEKSTQQEAQTQSQPSEPQSQAQTPQTEARASDHQPHADVAAEPQTLPQTEGSPLQSPPPEAPQSASTESREEPPPQRSDSPPPAAASLQQHPPSLPSLPQLHPQFLHPHSIPGAVPLQQMSQLCQDPLYPGFPQGEKGEVAQIPPYSSSESGDDLPKEVNILRFFFNLGVKAYSMPMFAPYMYLFPLQQYYTIQLKPQTHPPSPHYPSPSPPAKLQEAYQPNPYPPPSASPQYDHQTPPAEPPRPTEPNFTQIPYQGVAQPPPQRMPCASLPWQQVPPPRNPPCTVGYPSPPPPYSNLAPSSQAYHPGQPPVHSVYPPAAAPYPAFSLRYQPSSAPEELQVSAMEQLQAANADHIHGHSHVRLLGPLETPPAASMANTSSGRSIVVTNNYAMKKEGGEGLTRTVLLVDPPLNNKPILAVVSDPDDASLRSGCNPGSPSTYRGARKHLTSTKPYVMPGTHEPGQLVYSPAGLSMPEPQSVACGTEDDYEADAFPMNYAGQRKPYRGRGGRGRSSYDPGRGGHRRRHGDPGAGMGAGTHYFSSSFRGRGRERGY
- the otud4 gene encoding OTU domain-containing protein 4 isoform X2, whose protein sequence is MDSGGNMQSREERSAEKLMDNYLKSIGFHRKKIAKDGSCLFRAVAEQVLHCQSLHTEVRAQCVEFLRRNRDSYEAFIEGDFEEYLCKLQDPQQWVGEVEINALAVMYKRDFLIFQEPGKPAVNITANNFKDEVRLCFLNGNHYDSVYPVSRIKNAALCQSVLYELLYEGVFKVDRHSLGPCQRVGRPMDLLSDDCMAFCASSDESDLENEEPLWVENGGVSSSPRPSSSYRGRGRGRALPERVRRSLNPTLLRNVDYDIWHKNKRAQQKMDYSIAAGMQFSAGDRCQVRLEKGRTYKATIREAAAENGRVTVYVEELGEKQVPLWSLRPISEENSWTTVTNRDKRLSNGHGDWEARGRGRGRGKSIPAAAASSSSSSSVSQAATVGSSGRVQKQHSWPPQATVEEQGGPKSSRKSLGATEPYFGLTEKERLAKQEEEMNVALVEIQLRDEESFPALGSQAAAQADAGRKKSAEKRRPQRTKASPVEDVAGDRPTSSSPPPAPPPSAPPAVKPAASSDPAGRSHPNVNMAAAPGSASVLPPARAAEEPGPDGESYASAATVPLSPPPGIKPPAPSSASLFSFITLVLPAASSAPPSSSSPAASPPTFIAPIAPSPTAAQGFKRPFSPLASLPRSPSPTSSSTVPPPVQVQQAPPAQTNALPKIEESLPGSQASQSGTSVSPEPTKAPVPQEEKSTQQEAQTQSQPSEPQSQAQTPQTEARASDHQPHADVAAEPQTLPQTEGSPLQSPPPEAPQSASTESREEPPPQRSDSPPPAAASLQQHPPSLPSLPQLHPQFLHPHSIPGAVPLQQMSQLCQDPLYPGFPQGEKGEVAQIPPYSSSESGDDLPKEVNILRFFFNLGVKAYSMPMFAPYMYLFPLQQYYTIQLKPQTHPPSPHYPSPSPPAKLQEAYQPNPYPPPSASPQYDHQTPPAEPPRPTEPNFTQIPYQGVAQPPPQRMPCASLPWQQVPPPRNPPCTVGYPSPPPPYSNLAPSSQAYHPGQPPVHSVYPPAAAPYPAFSLRYQPSSAPEELQVSAMEQLQAANADHIHGHSHVRLLGPLETPPAASMANTSSGRSIVVTNNYAYNPAFSPSAMKKEGGEGLTRTVLLVDPPLNNKPILAVVSDPDDASLRSGCNPGSPSTYRGARKHLTSTKPYVMPGTHEPGQLVYSPAGLSMPEPQSVACGTEDDYEADAFPMNYAGQRKPYRGRGGRGRSSYDPGRGGHRRRHGDPGAGMGAGTHYFSSSFRGRGRERGY